GTTAGCTACAGAAACACGTTGTCTACAGGCAATAGCATGGCTAATGTTGTTTATCTAGTCTGTTTCAAATTGAACCCGTCAGTGTTGCTCATGTGATTGTCGGTCACGGAGTTGATATTATCTGGGTGAAAGGTGGTAAGTGACTGAACGCAGTTTACATTTGGCCttcaaaaaacaaagacacgCTTTACCTGCCTCAAAATGTCCGTGCAATTGTCTTAATCTCCTCTATAGACACCCAtggagcactttattaggaacacctgtacacctacCTATTCCTGCggttatccaatcagccaatcatatagcagcagtgcagtgtgtaAAATCATGCAGATGCAGgacaggagcttcagttaatgttcacatcaaaaaTGTGATCTCTGACTctggcatgattgttggtgccagacaggctggtttTAGTATTTTTGAAACTACTCATCTCCAGGGATTTTTATGCACAGTCTCTTGTGTGTATAGTGCTCCTGGTTACATTTAGTGATGGCACTTTAAACACAATACAGAAAATTCAGGTTTTACGGGCAAACTTGATCTTTTGTACGAGTGAAGATTATgcttattaaaaatgtaaaatgggTTTTTATGTTATGTGAGATGATTTACTGAGGTTctataaatgttttcatttaaaacttgAATTAATTTTGTGCAGcatcaaataaatgtttaaatattccaattagaagaagaaaaatccaaTGCAACATTTGTCAGTAACAATTTTGATAGTGCTGAGGCACATATagagttgattttttttgtgaaatctATGATATTCATTCAATTCTTGGTTGTCTTGACAGATGCAGTGACCATAGAGCTGGACCAACAAGACTGAAATAAAGGCCCTAAGAAAGGGAAAGGATATTGAGGCCGTAACGGTGAGTCACTGTTCCCATCTTCAGGAACTAAAATGGCCTCCTCACAGATCCGCCTTAAAATTCTCCCCAGCGTCCGTTGCCTGTTTGATAAAATGGTGCAGATAAAAGTAGAGGGACTTGCTCCTTTAAAACCAGTCGAACTAAGGTCCAAGTTGGTTGATGACAGAGGGGTGATTTTCAAGGCCTCTGCCCAGTACAAAGCAGATGAAACTGGCCAGGTGGATGTTTGCAATGCACCTTCTCTGGGAGGAAGTTACACCGGAGTGGAGCCCATGGGTTTGTTTTGGGCCATGGCACCAGACACTCCACACAGTAAACTCCTGAAGAAGAATGTGCTCAGCCCAACACAGGTGGAGATAGCAGCGCTGTGTGGGGAGACTGGTGAGCTGTTAAGCTCTGAAACCAACGAGAGAGGATACATGACAGAAGGGATGAAGAGAATACCTGTGCAAGAGGGCCGGATACGAGGAGTCCTCTTCATACCACCAGGTTAGTTGTGTTTAACTTACAGGAGAGTTgagaaatatacataaaaactGGAACAGTGTTGGTGtttaaatcaatgttttttttcttcaggaaagGGTCCATTCCCTGGAATCGTGGATTTGTACACTTTAGGTGGAGGGCTTACTGAACCCAGAGCCAGCCTCTTGGCAAATAAAGGTTTTGTTGTTCTGGCACTGGCCTATTATGGCTACCAGGGTTTACCAAAAAACCCTACAAACCTGGATTTGGAATACTTTGAAGAGGGTGTAACATATCTGAGGAGGCAGCCAGAGGTTAGTACTGAAGATAATAATCTCAGAATCTCTATTGTCTGATATTTACTTTGCTGTTTTACATCTTCAAACAGCGTTCAAGTAATTCATAACAACTGAAGTGAGAATATGATTTATGCTCATGTTTGTATCTGCTGTGTCTATCTTGCCATCTATTGGCTTTTGATGACACAAACCTTTGGTTGTGACAGAAGCTAAACATTTTTTAGATGcaattattaattgattaattaagaaAGGAAATGGCAGATTAATAggtaatggaaataattgttagttgcagcctcaGTTTATATAAGCCCTGGTTTTTGAATGGAATTGAGGAATCGTTATTTATCGCTCAAAAGTATATTTCATCACATCTTTATGACTTAAGACATACTGGCAGGGGTACACGTGCTTATTAACGCAATACCTCTCTGCACAGGTCAAAGGTCCTGGGATCGGCATCATATCAGTCTCTCATAGCGGTGCTTTGGCTTTGTCCATGTCATCTTTCCTCTCAGGGATCTCAGCAACCGTCTTTATTAATGGCTGTAGTGCAAATACTGTGATCCCTCTACACTACAAAGACACTGTAATCCCTGCACTCCCCCCTGTCATAAAGAATGTTAAAATCACAGACTCTGGGCTTGTAGATATACGCGATGCCTTACCGGACCCTGCCTTGGAGAAGAACAGGGCATCTTTGATTCCCATTGAACGTGCCAGCTGCCAGTTCCTGTTCGCTGCTTCTGAAGATGACCACAACTGGAACAGTGCTTTTTTTGCACAACAGGCTGCCGCAACACTGAGAAATCATGGCAAAGAATCGTTCCAGCTGGTTACTTATCCTAAAGCTGGACACTTTTTGGAAGTCCCTCACATGCCTTACTGTCCGTCTGGTTTTCATGCAGCAGTAGGGAGAGCGGTGGTGTTTGGTGGGGAGCCAAAAGCCCACTCTGAGGCTCAGCTGGACCTGTGGGAAAGAGTCCAGGAGTTCTTCAAGAGCCACTTGGACAACAAGAGCACTTGTTAGCAAGCAATGCTGCATCAAGTGTATCAAGCATCCCACAATGGTCATCCTTAGCTATGCTTAGCCTTGAGTTTCTAATGAATTAATTTGTCTAAGGGGTATTAAATTAGACTGTATGAGCATTTCTATGTTAAAGCCTTttgtttttggacttttctagacttgaaacagacacagatcattttttaaaaacattttgaagtttTCACAGAAGGTATTTTCCATTTAAGTATTCCACTATAGGCAGCCCAGTGACATATCTAAATGGACTACAGCCATCACTATTTGTGTTAATTACCATTGTGCTTTTCCTACAATGATAGGACAAAATGCCTGCTGAGATAACAACCTATACATCATGGACTACAAAATAATTATCGCACTGTGTGATTGGATACTATTATTAATCATTATGGATAAGGTCTTTGTATATAacactgtttgctgctgtgcCAAATGCAGTATAAACATTCTGAATTACCAGTATTGTTGATAGAAGTTGAGTTACTCTGTAATTCAGTAGTGTATTTTATTGACTTTGGTCGGTGTTGTGATGATGCCATcgtatttttttattgtttcacaaAATGATAGTGTAGAAATGAATTCCAAGaatactgaaatataaaacaagGGGTTAAAATGAGGGATCACCACATGTTCAGCAGAACAGTGGAGCACAGTTCCTCCAAATGAACATTAACATGATTGTTCTGCATGGATTGATTTTGTGATATAAATTATCAGAAAAAATACTCTTATGAATAAAAGTAGACGTTGCCGAGCTctaaacatgaaatgaaaacactatTTTAACTGTAGAAAATACtagaaatttgtttttttgttttgctattttgATAAATACTGTGATATCACGGCTGTTGGACGATGATTGTAAATGGCAAGAACAATGTTGGTCACAGTGAATTAAAGTCATGCACTAAGCTGATCAGCAGTTGCATCATCTTGTTATCACAGCCTGTGATAATAAAGCCTTCTCTAATACCAATCAATATCATTTTAATACAGTTAAGTACAGCAGTGAGTCTCCCAGAATCAACTCCATCAATGTGAATTATCATTTGTGCAAATgatgacatctagtggcagctCGGCCCTCCTGCAATTACCTCTGATGTGTCTTACACCTAATGagagatacagtgtgtgttctctcATACAGTGCGATGTGaagcagaagaggagaggacgaCGTTTATGATGAaagattttgaaatgaaaacattaatcCCACTGCTGTGGTTTTATTCCCATGTCAAAGTTCAAAAACTTTACATCTCTTTACATGAAGGGTTTTGTCTGTTTCAAAGGGTTTGGGAATTCACTTTGATGATGTAAACCTTTTCCTGTGGGATTGTATTAACAGTGTAACCTGCCTCAGATAAAAGAAGTGGGTCTGATTGTGAAGTTGGAGAAAAGACGCTGACTCCACGTCCATCTCTATGGAAACGCTACCGAATCTGGTGTGGACATGCAGGACATCTCACACAAGGGAGGAAAGACTTCCAATTTGTTGAGACAGTTGTCctctttgtttaaataaaatgccaCACATATGTTACGAactgaacaaaaatgttttaaaatggaaGCAGTGAATGCATTTTAGCATTGTACTGTATTATTATGATAGAGcgagaaacattttcattttgttttcagagatATATTGAAAAGTAAGCAGCCTCTGACCccagtctttttttattctaacGCTTTTACCCATTGATCTTGTCAGTGGGGCCCTTGGACTACACAAAGGAGACTACAGTGGATTCAGttattaatgaaaacataaagtatatgataaaatgttttgtattattgaGGTTTGCTCGCTcctatttttttgtattttcagcaaTGGAATGAGGAATGTCACAAGCTGCTGTGAGGGTACAGACTGAacaagacaacagcagcagtattGTGAACGAAGACCACCAGGTAAAGTCAAGTTATTACCTTTTCCTGAGAATTTAACCAACTTTTTAAACATCACAATGATTTCTCAGTTGTTTCAGAAATTTATTAGTTTTACTCctgaacattttccttttaaaaggAATATTTTCTTAAACTAACTCTTTTTGGGTGATGATGACAACCTATATGAAGTTGACCTAAGTTATATTCACCATCAGTGATCAGGGTGTAATGCGGTCacactcccctctctccacaCTTGTCATTCATAAGATTCAGTGGAGTTTCTTGGTGCTCTAAGAAGAGGAGGGGCTCTCCTCTCCAGTCTTGAACCTCACACTGTGAAATATTCACTTGCTTTCTCCCCACACCAGCCAGACTACCAATAAACAGCCTCTGACAGTGCGATCGGCAGCGACAGCAGGAGTAACAGCCTGTCAGAtacaatattttttcttctggaCGACGAGAGGTGATGGGAGTGTGTTCTCGGTGCTGCAAGCTTCATTCCCGGAATGGACACTTCGCAGCCCGGTGTGGTTTTGGGTACACCGGGTGTCAGAGAGCACCAGCGTCCAACCAGCCGCTGACTGCGCACGGATTTCAGTGGCTCTGAATGATTTCTACCATGCATCCGCATTGAGACATGAAGGGGCACTCAGTCTAGGCTTTCCATCTTTTCCCTGTGCTATTATGTGCGGTTGTTACACCatgttttttccaaatttaTCAGACATGTTCACTGACAGAGCATCATCTCATTGCAGGCAGCTGGGCGCCTTGCCTACCTGTGTCCGTCTCATTGACATCTCCTCAGCACATAATCTgtagatccccccccccctttttttttctgcaaggcaacatcatcatcatcatcataatcctCATCCCCAATGCCTCTTCATTGCTGGCTGCTGACATCCCGCCAGCCTTCTTAAAAACCGGGAGGATCGCGGGGTGAACCGTCATGGATAGTGGGAGCCGGGCTCCGACGGTCGGGGACGGTGCAGCCAATTTCACGGCATCCCACCTCTGGTTGGATCTCCTGAACGCTTCGAGCCCGCCGACCCGGTGGGACAGCAGCCCACCTGCCGAGGGGACCGGACTGGGCGAGGAACAGCGCCTCATCCGAGAGCAAGCCTACCGGGACTTCACCACCACCATTCAGGTTTTCATCCTCATAGGTTCGCTGCTCGGTAAGTCtgtgcatacacatacacatgtacacgcAGGCCCAGCATCACATCACACCATATGTGGGCAAATTAAAACGTTGTAGACTTTTATTTAACTGCTTTATTCATTAAACCTTCACACTCTCCATGTTTCCATTGGCCTCACCCTTTTGTTTCCCAGATCTGGGCCAGGGGAACTTATGGGGACATCCTTTGTgccagaataataataaaaaaataactgaggaaatttgcaacaacaaacaagtcTTCAAATCATCAAAGCCTGAAAGACTTCAGGTGAATAGTAAGCAGTATTGTGTCTCTGTAATAGTCCTGGGTAATGCAACATGTGAATGGATTGTACAATGTTTAGGCAATCTTTAAAGGTTTGCTTTTCTTACCGATATAGGACACAAGtaaatgattattttacataatttaaaacatGGCAAAAAGAATCAgttttaggggaaaaaaagatctGACATTATACTGATGAAACCGAAGCAGCAGTCCGTTTTTCTGGCATTCTCCACTCAAaactgtaaacaactgctgCCCAATGTCTGCCCTTTAGTGGGTACTGTATACTGTAGCATGTTGTCAACTTCATTTGCCAAGATTGTGAtccattatcatttaaatttaatgacAAGGTGTCATGTCTCCAAATAGTGGTCAGACTCACTGTGCACTCCACTTCCTTCTGTTATGGTGAAATTATAAAGAAGTCAAGATACACAAACAGTTCTATACTCATTTTTGAAAACGTTACTGTCAGAAGCTACTACAGCACTGCAGCTGTGACTCCATACAGACACACTTCTATAGAGAAACTTAAGCTTTGGGATATTGGTGTACTGCACCAAGGACAAAGCATGCATATAATGCAGGAGACTCTTGAGCTTTACATTACTTTAAGTTAAGCTTGGTTGGTAAAGCATATTTCCAAACCAGAGATTCTTACTGAACTGGAGGCCAAGTGCAAGTGTTTTGTCATATTGTTCAGAAttgtgtgtccgtgtgttgtctgtctgtctctgtgtgtttagttaGCTTGAAGCTAACTTGAATATTGGATATCAAACTGCATCACATTAAGGAGTTacctttaatgtgaaaaacatacAGGAAGCAATGGACTGGTGCATTTGGTGCCTTCATTCATTAAAGGTTTATTCTGAAGTTGACAACCCAATGGGAGACGGTTACATTGGTTGACAGGTGTTAGCTGATATTACCTATTCGACCATTAAATTGGCAAATATTAGTAGCAAACACTTACTGTTCACATTTGAAGCTGCTTTCAACCTGAGTCCGTGCTGGCTCTGAGACAAATGTTCCTGCTGGTGCCGGAAGaagcagaggctgctgctgctgctgctgctgctgctgcagatgatgatgatgatgagagtgAGGAAGGAGCTGTGTGAACTGCGCCTCAGTCTCACACAGTCCTGGCTTTGACATCCCTTCCATCACATCGGCAGCCAGAAACATAATCCTCCTGCCTAAAATGAGCGCTGCATATGAATGTGTTGTTTGTCGTAAAGGTGGCTGTATTATCCGGACTCCTCGctgcaccaaacacacacagtagtgcTGTTTGGAAAAGCATGGACTTTGTGGCACTTGCACAAATTGTTCACCATGATGACATATGGTGAAATTGACACCAAGactggcaaaaaaaatttgACTATTGCTGTGACTCAATACCCCCTCCTGCTCTGTAGTGTAATGTGGCAGGGTCGGGGAAGCATGACAGAAATGTGGGCCTTTTGGCAGCATGGTTGAAAATACCTATTTTTTCTCTATACTGTGTAGATATGGCTtggaaaaaatataatacatcTATTTTCTTCTCAAATAACCAATTTATATGacttcaaaatgtaaaatatataagaaaTGCAGCACATTTCTCTTTAAGGCAGAAGTTTTTACAATATGTAACCTCGACCTCTGGAAAGCAACAAGTGAAATGAAGtaaattaaacatgtaaaaaaacacagacatgatcCTTGAGCACTGAAGCAAAAGTTGCCCTTTGCTAATGaaataatt
The window above is part of the Seriola aureovittata isolate HTS-2021-v1 ecotype China chromosome 19, ASM2101889v1, whole genome shotgun sequence genome. Proteins encoded here:
- the acot20 gene encoding acyl-coenzyme A thioesterase 1, encoding MASSQIRLKILPSVRCLFDKMVQIKVEGLAPLKPVELRSKLVDDRGVIFKASAQYKADETGQVDVCNAPSLGGSYTGVEPMGLFWAMAPDTPHSKLLKKNVLSPTQVEIAALCGETGELLSSETNERGYMTEGMKRIPVQEGRIRGVLFIPPGKGPFPGIVDLYTLGGGLTEPRASLLANKGFVVLALAYYGYQGLPKNPTNLDLEYFEEGVTYLRRQPEVKGPGIGIISVSHSGALALSMSSFLSGISATVFINGCSANTVIPLHYKDTVIPALPPVIKNVKITDSGLVDIRDALPDPALEKNRASLIPIERASCQFLFAASEDDHNWNSAFFAQQAAATLRNHGKESFQLVTYPKAGHFLEVPHMPYCPSGFHAAVGRAVVFGGEPKAHSEAQLDLWERVQEFFKSHLDNKSTC